GGGGCCTCGGTCGGCGCCGGACCTCCGGGGGTCGGCGGGTTGCCCTCGGCGCGTTTCCTGCGGAACATGCGTGGTCACTCTCCCTGCCGCGGTGACGGTCCGTCGGGGAACGCCAAGTCCCTTACCAGCTGCAGCATTTCGCGGATCGCGGCGGACGGGGACCGCCCCCGGTCGAGGTGGGCCGCGAGCAGCTCCCGGTCGGCCGAGGTGAGCGAGGCGACCGGCCTGCCGGCGAACGAGAGCGGGTCGCCGAGGTCGTGCACGGCCGAACCGTGGACCACGTACCGGCCGCCGGGCGGGGCCGCCGGCAGGCGCGGCGGGTCCCCGCGCGCCGCCGTCGCGAGCGGGCGCGGCGCCGGCACCGGGTCCAGGCCGACCGCGTCGTGGAAATGCGTCGTCGCCCCGCCGCGGGCCCGGCCGCCGACGACCCGCCATCCGGGGACGGCGATCAACTCCTCCAGCGGCGGCCCGACCTGCCAGGCGGTCAGCTCCGAGCGGTCGGACTCCTGCTGGAACAGGTAGACGCCGCCGGTCGACGCGGCGGTGACGAACTCCTCCGGGGACAGGAACACCGCGGACTCCACCGCGCCGTGCTGCTCGGGCAGCGGCCGCCAGCCGCCGGCCCACAGCGGCTCCAGCACCGCATCGGCGAGCAGCACACGATGCCGGTCGGCCAACAGGAGTCGCTCGCCGGACGGATCGACGGCCTGGACGGTGATGCGCCGCAGACCGAGGCGGCCGTCCAGGTCGACCTGCCGCGGCCGGCCGTCGTGCGGGCCGACCAGGGCAGCCGAGGTGCCCCGCAGCTGTACCACGAACACGCGCGACGTGGCGAAGATCCGCGCCCCGTCGAGGGCCCGGCCGGACGCGAGGACCTCCGCCCCCGACGGGCCGTAGCGGACCAGTTCGGGCTCCGCCCAGTACGGCGTCGGGCGCACGGCGAGGACCGCGTCGGCGCCGAGGCAGGCCACGGCACCGGTCCCGCCGGGGTGGTCGGCGGACCAGAGCACCGAGCGGGAGCGGAGGTCGTACACGTCGATGCGGGTCGCGGGCCCGCCGTGGGCGCGCGCCTTGCCGGGCCGCTGCACCACCCGGGCCATCACCGGGAACCGCCCCGGCCCGCCGGGGGCGAAGGACAGCAGGTTGGCCGCCGACGGACCGTCAGGTCCGCGGCCCCCGCGGTCGGGCAGCCGCCACACCGCCGCGCGGGCGGCGGCGCGGGCCGTGCGCTCGGCGGCCGGCGGCCGGTGGCGGCGCGAGGTGAGCCGGGCGACCAGACCGCGAGGGTCCTCGGGCGGCGCCCAGTGCTCGGGCGGGTGGCGGTGGGCGATCCGCAGCGCGTCGGTGACGGGGACCGCCCGCATGAGGCCCCAGAGCCCCGCCGGATCGGCGGCCCGGACCAGCTGCTCGGCGGCGGCGTCGATCTCCGCCGGCGATCCCCAGGCCAGCCGGTCGGCGGCGCGCCGCTCCCGCAGGTAGCACAGCGCCGCACCGACGGCCCGGCGTTCGGCTTCGGCGGCGTCCCCGCCGTCGGCGCCCTCCGGGAGGCGGGCGAGGCGCTCCCGGCGCAGGGCGAGGCCCTCCTCGACGAGCGCGGTGGCCTCGGCGTGCCGCTCCAGCGCGGCCAGCCTGCCCGCGGCCTCGTCCAGCCGGGCGGCCAGCCGGTCCCGGAACCGGGCTTCCACTTCGGCGAGTTGGCGGTAGAGGCGGATGTACTTCAGCAGCGCGTCGACGGACTCGGCGTGCCGCCCGGCGTCCCACAGGTGCAGGCTCTGCGTGTGCAGGCCGTCGGCGAGCTCCTCGCCACGGCCGGCCGGGTCGAGCCCTGCCAGCCGGGTCAGGAACTCGACCGACCGGCCGATGCCGTCCGCGGCCTCCGCCGAACGCCCGGACTCGGCCAGCAGGTAGCCGTTCACCATCTCCAACTGGTTGATGTCCGTGGCCATCGCCAGGTACCGCAGCGGGTCGCGGTCCAGGACCTCCCCGAGGAGCCGTTGCGCCTCGGCCACGGACGCGCGGGCGGCCGCCTCGGCCCCGGTCCGCCGGAGCGCGAAGGCCAGCCGGGTGTGCGCCTGGGCCAGGGAGCCGAGGACCGCGCCGTCCGGCGGATCCTGCTCCAGCAGGCCGATGGCCTCGCGGAGAAGTTCGACCCGGCGTTCGGCGGCGATCTCCCCGATGAAGAGGCCGCCCAGGTTGAGGAGGGCCTCGGCTCGGGCGGGCCGGTGCACCGGATCCTGCCGGGCCGCCTCCCGGGTGAGCCGGACGACCTCCTCCATGAGCTCCAGCGCGTCGCGCCGGCGGTCCGTCCTGAGGTGGGCGGCGACCAGGTCCGTCAGGAGCCGGGCCCGCTCCGCGGGGTCGGTGGCCGCTTCGAGGCGATGGCCGGCGAGGCGCGCCGCCAGGACGGCGGCGCCGCTCGCCACCCGTACGTCGCGCGCGGGCAGCAGCGGCTCGACGGCCTCCAGGACGTCGAGGTCCACCGGGTCGAGGGTGGCGAGCGCGGCCAGGACGGCACTGCCGCCCCGGACGGCCAGGGCCGGGTCGCGGCGCAGCAGCGGGAAGAGGACGGCGGGGCCGACGTGCGGCCAGCGTTCGGCGGCGGCGATCAGGAAGGTGAGGGCGCGCGGGGTCCAGGGCGGGGCGGCGCCAGCGTCGCGCTGGAGGATGCGGGTGGCGCCGGTGACCGACCACAGGTCGGTCGGGTATCCGCTGACGGGGCTCCCGGGGAGGGTGAGGGCGAGGAAGTCCTCGGCGAGCCGGTCGGGGAGCAGCGGTTCGAGCACGTGGGCGCCCGCCGGGTCGGTGGGCGGGTAGTGCACGGCGTGCGCGGTCAGCGCGCGGTCGGCCGGGATCCGCAGCAGGAGGCGGTCCAGCAGCGGGCGGGCGGCGTCGCGGCGCAGCGGGCCGGTGAGGACGGCGGTGAAGACGGTGCGGGCGAGGTCCAGGCCGCGGCGGTGCTCGGCGGCGGCGTCCGCGACCCGGGCGCCCGGGTCGCCCCGGTCGCGCGCGTCGGGGCGGCGCCAGTTCTCGTGCTCGCGGTCGAGCAGGTAGGCGGTCATCCCGGCGAGGTCCCCGGGTGGTTCCCGGCCGGCGGCGCGGGCGTCGACGGCGGTGAGCGCGGCCATGTGGACGGCGAGGGTCAGCCCGAAGTCCGGGCGGGCGAGGTCCCGGTGGGGCGGGCGGACGGCTTCGAGGGCGCCCGGGTCCGGGTAGTGGGCGGCGAAGCCCCGGCGGGCGGCCTCGAACATCCGGGCGCGTTCCCCCCGCCGGCCGGAGTCGGCCAGCGGAGGGAGCGGCTGGTCGGAGAGATCGGTGGGGACCCGCCGGCGGGCGAGCTGCGCGCGCAGGGCCGGCCAGGGCCGCACCGAGCGGGCGATGAGCAGGACCCGCGCCGGGACTTCGCCGTTCAGGAGACCGTTGTGGAAGAGCCAGGCAAGATGGGCGTCCGGCCAGCGGTCGGCGTAGTCGACGAGGATCAGCACCCCGGCGCGGCGGTCGGTGCGCAGGTCCTGGCTGCCCTCGGCGGGCGGGTGGGTGTCGGTGCCGTGCACGGCGTCCACGACGAGCCAGCCGGCGGCGGCGCACTCGGCGGCGAACCGGGCCGCGAGGCGGGACTTGCCGGCGCCGCCCGGTCCGTGCAGCCACCGCACGGCCGTCCGCCCGGGCTGGTCGCGCCAGGCGCGGAGCCGGTCCAACTCCGCCGCGCGGCCGGTGAACTCCACGATCTCGCTGCGGGCGTCGAGCATCCGACTGGGCTGGGCGCGCAGCCACGCGGAGTCCCGCCGCAGGGCGGCGGCGCGGGGGAGGTCGCGGGCGTACAGCAGGTAGACGGGCGTGCCGTCGCCGAAGACGTGGATGTCGGCGCCGACCGCACCGTAGGCGAAGCCGGCGACGGCGCGCACCTGCTGGTGGACCTCGTCGGGGAGGTCCACGGTCAGCCGGTTCCGCCCGCGCCGTCCTCGTCCGCGGGCGGCGGTACCTGTCCCTCGGGCGCCTGGTGGTAGTGCAGGCTGCCGCCCTGCACGGCGAACACGGTGCCGTGGTCGCGGGCGGTGTTCGACTGCGTCCACACCTGGCGTCCGGCGGGCAGGCCGTCCTGCACGCGGGCGACGAGGTCCCGCAACTCGTCCTCGGAGTCCGGGTGTTCCTCCAGCAGCAGGAGCAGTCGCCGCCGCCACACCGGCAGCAGGTCGGCGCGGATCCCGTCCGCGTCGGCCGGCTCGGCGCGGGCGATCAGCACGGCGTCCTCGTCGAGCTGCGCACCGATCGCCTCCCCGCGGGCCTCGCCGCCCCGCCCGAAGAGCCGGACGACCCCGCCGCGCGCGCCCTGCCACAGGTCGGTGGCCATGGCTCCGATCAGCGCGCTGGCCCCCGCGCCGGCGAGCGCCGTCAGTGACTCCGCCAACATCCGTCCTCCCGACTCCGGTCCGGCAGGCAGGCCCGGGAGGCCCAACTCCGCCCGTCCCGAACCAGGTTAGCCGGGTCCGAGCCGGTCGTGGCGGTGAACGGGGTCACCGCTGGTGGAGGTCGTGAGCAAGCGGGGGTCGTTCGGTGGCGGTGCCGGTGACGGCGCGTCGGTCACCGGGACGGCTCGGCCAGGTAGCGGGCCAGGCACTCGGTGACCAGCAGGTGGTCGTCCAACTGCGGCAGGCCGGAGACGGTGACCGTGCCCACCATTCCCGTCCCGCACACCAGCAGCGGGAAGGACCCGCCGTGCGCGGCGTAGCGCGCCGGGTCGAGGTCGAACTCCCGCCCCCTGGCGCGGTAGCGCTCACCCACCAGGTACGAGGCCTCGCCGAACCGCCGTACCACCGCGGCCTTGCGGCTGATCCAGTCGTCGTTGTCCGCGCTCGTGCCCGGCAGCGCCGCATGGAAGACCTGCTGTTCGCCGTGCCGAAGGTCGACCGTCACCGCGAGACGGCGTTCCCGGGCCACCTCGACGATCAGCGACCCCAACCGCCAGGCGTCCGTCAGGTCGACCGAAGGCAGCTGCAACTCCCGGTGCTGGCGCTCCAGTTCCTCGATGGTGACGCTCACAGCTCCACCGCCTGTCCGGTCCGGGCGGAGCGCTGCGCCGCCTCCAGCACACGCAGTGCCGCCACCGCGTCGGCCGCCTCGACCGGGACCGGCCCCAGGCCGCGCAGGGCGCGTGCGAGGCCCGCGTAGTAGTCCTGGTAGCTGCCGGGCAGGGTCGCCACCGGCTCGACCACCTCGCCGGCCCGGAACGAGCCCCAGTGCTCGGGTGCGCAGACGCCCCACTCCGGATCCGCGGGCGTCCCGCCCTCGCGCAGCGCGTCCTCCTGACCGTCCAGCCCGTGCACCACGTACGCGCCCGCCGAGCCCAGCACCCGGAACCGGGGCCCGAGGTCGCCCGCCGTCGCGCTCATCCACAGGTGCGAACGGGTGCCGTCGGCGTGGGTGAGCGCGAGGAAGCTGTCGTCGTCGGTCTGCGCGCCGTCCCGGCGCACGTCCACCTCCGCGTACACCCGGACCGCCGGGCCGAACAGCACCAGCGCCTGGTCGACCAGGTGCGCGCCGAGATCGTAGAGCACGCCGCCGACCTCCGCCGGGTCGGCCAACTCGCGCCAGCCGCCCTTGAGTTCGGGCCGCCACCGTTCGAACCGCGACTCGAAGCGGTTGACCCGGCCCAGCCGGCCCGAGGCGACCAGCTGCTGAACGGTGCGGAAGTCGCCGTCCCAGCGGCGGTTCTGGAAGACGCTGAACAGCAGCCCCCGCTCCCGCGCCAGCTCGGCCAGCTGCTCGCCCTCGGCGGCGGTGCCGGCCAGCGGCTTGTCCACCACCACCGGCAGCCCGGCCCGCAGGGCGGCCGTGGCCAGCGGGACGTGCGTGCGGTTGGGGGAGGCGACCACCACCAGGTCCAGGCCCAGCTCCGGCGCCGCCGCCAGCAGGGCGTCGGCGTCCGCGAACAGTGCCGCCTGCGGATGGCGCTCGGCCACCTGCTCGCGGCGGACGGGGTCGGAGGTCACGACGGCCGCGAGGCGCAGGCCCGGCGTGGTGCTGATCAGGGGCGCGTGGAAGACCGCACCGGCGATGCCGTAGCCGATGAGTCCCACGTTGAGCTGCTGGGAGTCCATGGAACAAGTTAAACAACAGCGTGTAGTAACCCGCAAGCTCGCATAATCGACAGGTGACCTCCTACCCCGGCCCCCGCGACCTCCCGCCCGGCTCGCCGGACGCTCCCGGCACTCCCGGTGTTTCCGGCGCGTCCGGCTCCGGTCGTGGCGCGCTCAACCTCGCGCTGCTCCGCGACCGGAACGACGCCGCCGTGCTGCGCGCCGTCCGCTCCGCCGCCGAGAACGGGACCAGCCGGGTCGAACTGGCCAACCGCACCGGGCTCACCGCGCAGGCCATCAGCAAGATCACCGCACGGCTGCTCGCCGAAGGACTCCTCACCGAAGCCGGCCGCGAACGCGTCGCCGGACAGACCGGCAAGCCCCGGACCCTGCTGCGCCTCGTCCCGCAGGCCCGCGTGGCGCTCGGCGCCGAGCTGGGCCGCCACGAACTGCGCCTGATCCAGGTCGACCTCACCGGCGCCGTCACCGCGCAGACCCGCACACCGATCGACCCGGACGGCGAACCCGGCCCGGTCCTCGACCGGCTCGCCGCGCAGGTCCGCGAACTGACGGCCCGGCACGGCGCCGACCGGGTCCTCGGCCTCGGCCTCGCCTGCCCCGGCCCGCTCGACACCCGGGACGGCATCCTCCACCAGGTCACCGGCATGCCCCGCTGGCACGGCCTGCCCCTGCGCGACGCCGTCCAGGCCCGCACCGACCTCCCGGTGCTGGTCGAGAAGAACACCACCGCCGCCGTCCTCAGCCGCCTCGGGCCCGAGAACCGCGCCTTCGTCTACCTCGGCGACGGCGTCGGCGCCGGCCTGGTCCTCGGCGGCCGCGTCCAGCGCGGAGCCCGCACCAACGCCGGCGAGTTCGGCCACCAGTGCCTCGACCCCGCCGGCCCGCGGTGCGCCTGCGGCGCGCGCGGCTGCCTGGAAGCGATCTGCCTCGCCGCCCTCCGCGCCGGGCGCACCGCCGAAGCCGCCACGGCCCTCGCCCTCGGCGTCACCAACCTGGTCCGCCTCCTCGACGTGGAGGAGATCACCCTCGGCGGCCCCACCCTGCTCGCCGACCCGACCCCGTACGAGACCGCCATCCGCACCGAACTCGCCACCCGCCTGCCCGACCCCGCCTGGCAGCCCGTCACCCTCACCCGCGCCACCCCGCTCGCGATCCCCCAGGGCGCCGCCGCCCTCGCCCTCGGACGGCTCTTCGACTGATCGGAGAGGGCCGGCGGGCCGGGTGGGGCGTCCGCCGGAGCGTCGGCGTGCGGCTGCTCGGGCGTCAGGCCAGCCAGGTGACCGGGGAGACCTGGCGGAGGTGGAGGAGCACGTCGAAAGCCTCGGGGAGGGAGGCGACGGCCAGGTGTTCGGCGGCGTCGCGTTCGGGGGTGTAGATGCCGCTGATGACGCGGGCCTTCGCCGGTCCGTCCCAGTGGCGGCGCACGTCCTCCCGGCGCAGGTCCAGCCAGCGGGCGGGCAGGTTCGTCGCGCCGAGCCGCGCGTCGACCAGGTCCGCGGCCGGCGCCGGGACGACCGCCACGCCGAGGTCGCCGTGGTGGAAGCCGACCGCCACGGACACGTACCGCGCGCCGTAGCGGGCGCGCAGCACGCTGCCGACGGTGGGCCGGGTGCCGCGCCCCGAGGCCACGCCCAGCGTTGCCCCGGCCGCGGAGGTGTGGGCGATGCCGTCCCAGTAGACGGTGCGCTGTCCGGTGCGGTCGTGGTGGTCGGCAATGGCCTCCGCCCACGCCTCGGCCTCGCCCGCGTAGCTGCCGCGGCCGGCGACGCTGCGCTCGTGGAACTCCACGATCAGCCGCATCCGTTCGGCCACCTCCGCCGCGCCGGGCACCGGCTCCAGCAACGCGCGCGCGTCGCGGGCGTGTTCGGCGAACGGCCGGCCCGGGTGGACGCCGCGGGCGCGCTGGACGTGCTCGTCGAGCTGGTGGGCGGTGCGGATCGGGTCCAGGTGGGCCGCCAGCGAGGCGAGCCGCTCCGGCGCCGCCACCCGCACGTGCTCCAGGACGGCGTCGTAGTCGGCGGGCCCCGCCTGGACCGGCTTCACCCCGAAGATCCGGACCGGGTCCGCCGGATGCTCCCGGTTGAACGCCCGGATCCACTCCAGGGAGTCGGCCATCTCGGCGGTGCGCCACGGCCGCCAGGCACCGGCCAGCGCGGACTCGGCGGTCCCGTCGCCACCGCGGACGAGGGCGTCGAGGGCTGCGCCGACGTCCGCCGTGTCCTGCAGGGCCAGCGCACGGAAGCCGTGGTCCCGGACCAGCCGGCGGAACAGCTGATCCCGCGCCACGAAGGTCTCGCGGGCGAAGCGGGTGGACTCCCCGGTACCGACGATCTCGGCCCCGGCGGCCAGGTCCCCGGCGATCTCGTCGAGCACTGCGGCAGCGAACCGACTATCGGTCAAATTTGTCGTGGCGTGGGCGAAGTGACGGTCTTCAGCGGTGTTGTTCGGCATGTCGATCAGTCTGTGACTTGAAGCCGACTTGAAGTCAAGCGGTCCTTCGGGGTGCCCGGGAAGCCGGTGCGGCGCAGGGTCAACAGCAACGGCCCGCCGCCTCGGTGGCGGTGAAGTCACCCGCCGCGAAGGCCTTCGCCGGGACGGTGAAGTACAGCGATCCTGCGTCGCCCCAGCCCCATCCGAGTTCGGTGTCCTCGGCGAGCTGGAGCAGGTGGACCGCGGGCCCGTCGGCGTCCCGGGTGGTCACCGCGGTCGCGTAGGAGGTGTCGGGCCAGCCGAAGGCAGCGTGCTGCCCAGCGGTGTTCCCGTCAAAGTCGTCCAGCGCGTTGAGGATCAGCGACGGCGCACCCCAGTGCACGTCCCGGTCGAACTCGAAGTCGTCGTCCTCGACGTCCCAGGCGTCCGGCAGCATGAACGACCCGGCCGCGTGGACGGGCCGCGACGGGTACCTCCTCGCCGGCCGGGGCGCGACCGTCGCGACCGCCCGCGCGGAGTCGGCGGCAACCACCCGGTACATCCGGGGGCTGGACGTGTCGAGTCGCCGGTACTCCTCGTACGGGACGTCCGGATCGAGCTGGAAGAAGTTCAACAGCCCGGGCCGGGTGGGAAGTTCACTGCCGAGCCAGTCGGCGAGGGCGTCGGTGTCGAGGACGGCGAGCAGGGACAGCGGCATGCCGTCGAGCTCGGGCCACGCCGTGCCCGGTTCGAGCAGCGCCGGGCCACCGAGCCGACACCTCCCGGAGGCGGGCACGTCAGCGGTGGACGGCACCAGGCGAAAACCGCGGCGGGCCATCGCCGCGAACCGGGGCCCGGCACTCTCCCCGAGCCGTTCGACGCAGAGGCGGTGCATGGTGGCGGGGTCGTCGAATTCCATGCGCGCATCCTTCCAACCCCCCGGCCGCAGCCGAGCTCGGGCCCCGGGCAGGCCAGCTGACGGAGCGTCGCCCGCTCCACGGCGGTGCGAGCGCTTACCCGCCGGTTCCGGCCTCGCCGGCCGCGCGGCCCCGTTCGGGGTCAGTGGTGGGAGGCCTGCTCGATGTCGCGTACGACCGTGGGGTCCGGGGTGGGGTTGCGCTCGGTGCGGCGCTGGGCGGCCCAGTCGCGCATGCGTTGGACGGCTTCCGGGTTGCTGGCGGCGGCGGTGTCCAGCACGGTGGTCGCGCCGTCGCCCAGGTCGATCACCTGGTGCTCCATCGTGCCGGTGGCGACGATGGACAGGACCGCGAGGAGCTCGTCCTTCAGCTCGCCGGTGAGGTACTTCCGGTCGGCGTCCGCGATGTCGATGACGTGGTCGGCGCCCGGGGCGGCGAGGGAGGCGACCGCACCGGTCAGGAGCCGGCCCAGCACGCGGAACTCCTCGGGGTCCATCCGGGTGGCCAGGGTGTCGAGGTACAGGCGGACCCGGTCGGCCCGGGTGGGTTCGTCGTCCATCCGGCCATCCTGCCAGCCGTCCGGGACGGCACGGCGAGCCGGGGCCGGACAGCGGATGCCCGGCCGCTGTACGGCTGCTGCGGAGCCACGCATCGGCGGCCGGGACCCCGCCGCGGGTCCCACGGTGCGACGGCGGGGACACCGCTCCCGTGGGAGTGGTGGGAGGTCTCGACGCTCGGGGTGAACGCGATCCGCCCGCCCGACGGCACCGTCACCGTGGGGCCGCTGGCACCCCTCGCACGGCGCCCGGCTGGTCCGGGCGAGGGCCCGTGGCTGCTGGCACCGGACAGCGAGCAGCGGATCAAGCGCCGATCCGCACCGCAGCTCGCGGACGCCGGTGGCGGCGCCAGGACGAAGCCTTCAGGCGGCGCACAGATCTGAGGCTGCAGCTGGTTCGATCATGCCGCGCGATCAAAGGCTCGATGCCCGCTTCCACTCCGAGGGCCCGGACATGCGAGCCGTCCGCGGCGCAGTCGCCCGGGCCCAACGGTTCCGCGCGGCGGAGCTCGGCTGGCAGGGCGGCGCGGCCGTCGCCCCGGCGCAGCCCACGGTCTCCACCGGGACGTCGCGCCGGGCAACTCGGTCCGCAGCACGAACAGAACTCCGGCGAGCGCCGCCCGGTCGGGAGCACACGGCCGCCAGGGATGTCGGCGGGGTGCGCGGCACGATCCTACGGATCGGGCCTGGTGCCCGTCGTCGACGGCGGCACGGGTGGAACGGAGCCCCGCAGCGCGTTGCCCGCTGCTGCGGGGGTATGAGGGCGGCTGAGGCGAGAGGTTGAGCTGACGGGACGTCAGGTGGGCCCGGGGCCGTAGCGGGGTTCAACCCGGTGCGGGATGAGCGGCGGCCGTCCGGCGACCTAGGTTCTGTGGTGTCCCCGACAGACCACGAACCTTCCGGAGCGATCATGCGTCTGCTCAACTCCCGTGCGACCACCCTGCTGGCCACCGCCGCGGCGGCCCTGCTCCTCGGCGGTCTGACCGCCGCGCCCGCCTCGGCCAGCAACAGCTACAACGGCGCCGCCTACATCAACGGCAGTGGGGACGCGGTCGACGACCTCTACGACGAGGGCGTGCTGTCCACCACTCAGAACGCGCGGTCGAACGCCACCTGCTTCTGGCAGATGATCCTGTGGGCCAACGACATGGGCGTCTTCAAGGACCACAAGGAGCGCGTGGACGGCGTCTTCGGATCGGACACGGCCGCCGCCACGCGGCAGTTCCAGAGCGCCTACGGCCTGAACGCCGACGGCGCCGTCGGCAAGGCCACCTTCAAGGCCGCCGAGGACGGCGACAAGGGCATGTTCCCCTCGTACGGCAGCACCCCCACCACGTACGCGGGCACCACCCACTCGTTCTGGGTCACCCGCGACAGCAGCGGCCACTACCACTTCAAGGACCGCACGGGCGCGGACCGCGCGGCCGGCTACGACTACCTCACCTGCGCCTGACCCGCCGACCGGCGCGGTCCCGGCCCGGAAGCTGACGAGGAGTCGGCTCCGGGCCGGGACCGGTTCAGGCGGTGCGGGCGGTGATGTCGCCCATGGCGGTGGTGGCGTGGATGGTGACGGCGGGGGTGTCGTCGGTGTTGCGCAGGGCGTTGTGGATGCGGCCGAGTGCGGTGCCGGCGTCGAGGGAGGCGGAGGTGCCGCGGGCGACGCCGACGGTGATGGACCCGGACTGGGTGGTGAGGCGGAGGGCGCCGCGGGTGGCTTCGGTGACGGTGAGGTCGCCGCGCGTGGTGGTGAGGTCGGCGGGGCCGGTGAGGCGGCCGATCTCGATGCTGCCGTCCTGGAGGGTGAGGGTGGCGCCGGCGGCTTCGTCGAGCTTGACGGTGCCGCGGGCGGTGTCGAGGGTGACCTCGCCGAGGCGTCCGACGCCGCGGAGTTCGGTGTCGGCGGTCTTGGCCTCGACGCGGGAGCCGAGGGGGAGTTGGACGGTGACTTCGAGGGCGCCGGGGTGGCCGAGGATGCGGTTCTTCGGCGGGGCGGTGGCGATGCGCAGGACGCCGTCGGTGAAGGTGACCTCGGTCTGTTCGGCGGTCTGGACGTCGCGGCTCTTGTTGGGGTTGGCGGGGCGGACCTCGACGACGGCGTCGGTGCGGTCGGCGGCGATCAGCCGGATGTGGCCGGCGGGGATGTCGAGGACGGTGGTGACGGCGGTGGTGGTGGCGAACTTCGGCACGGTGTGCTCCTTGGCTGTTTCTTGCCCGCTGCGTTTCTGACGATGGAAACGCTACGTTGCGTTCAGGGAAGTGGCAACGGCCTTGTTGCACCGGACATACATATGCGCAGGTGGGAGCCGATAAATCGTTGCAATGGTTCTGAAACTAACGCAACGTCAGGGGTGTGGCCGTTGCAATGGAATGCCGGTGAACGCTCTCTGCCCGTTCCCGGGGCCGACCTGGCGGGCGCTAGTTTGTCCGTGGACGCAGGTTTCGCCGAGCAGGAGGTCCCCATGTCGCACCGCCCCGTAGCCGGATGGTCGCCGCGCCGCGGATGCGCCGAGGTCACCCGATGAGGGCCGTGCTGGTGACCGGCGGTTCGCGCGGCATCGGCCGGGCCGTGGCCCTGGAGTTCGCCCGCGGCGGAGACCGGGTCGGGGTGCAGTACGCGGCCAACCGCGCCGACGCCGAGGAGACCCTGCGTCAACTGCCCGGCGAGGGCCACGTCCTGTTGCAGGCCGAGCTCGGCGAGCCGGACGCCGCTGAACGGCTGGTCTCCCGGGCGGTCGCCGAGCTCGGTGCGGTGGACGTCCTGGTCAACAACGCCGCGGTGGCGCCGACCGAGGCCAACCGCCACCTCGTCGCCGACACGCCCCTCGCGGAGTGGCAGCGGGTGTGGCGGCGCATGGTCGACGTGAACCTGCTGGCCCCGGCCGACCTGTGCTGGGCCGTCGCCCACCACCTGATCGGCCGCGCCGCGGGAGGCGCGATCGTCAACGTCGGCTCCCGCGGCGCGTTCCGGGGCGAGCCGGACTTCCCCGCTTACGGAACGACCAAGGCCGCCCTGCACGCACTCGGCCAGTCCCTGGCCGTCGCGCTGGCGCCGCACGGCATCGCGGTCACCTCGGTCGCCCCCGGGTTCGTGGCGACCGAGCGCCAGGCGGCGAAGCTGACCGGAGCGGAAGGCGAACGCCTGCGCGCGCAGAGCCCGTTCGGCAGGGTCGGCACGCCGGAGGAGATCGCCGCCGCCGTGCACTTCCTGGCGTCGCCCGCCGCGATCTGGGCCTCGGGCACCGTCGTGGACCTCAACGGCGCGTCCCACCTGAGGATCTGACCGCGGTCCACTGGGCGCGGCAGCGCCGCCGGGGGCACGGTGCGTGCGGCCCCCGGCGGCGTGCCGGCGGAACAGGGCTGTGCGGTCAGGACCGCCGGGTCAGGGCTGTGCGGTCAGGGCTGTGCGGTCAGGCGGAAGCTCTGGGCGGCCGAGTTGTCGCAGGTGCGCTGGACGAGTTGGACGGAGTTGGTCGCCGCGGTGGTGGCGACGGTGAGGCACTTGCCGCTGTGGCGGGCGACGAAGTGCTGGGCGCCGTTGGC
The DNA window shown above is from Streptomyces sp. TLI_171 and carries:
- a CDS encoding DUF1963 domain-containing protein; amino-acid sequence: MEFDDPATMHRLCVERLGESAGPRFAAMARRGFRLVPSTADVPASGRCRLGGPALLEPGTAWPELDGMPLSLLAVLDTDALADWLGSELPTRPGLLNFFQLDPDVPYEEYRRLDTSSPRMYRVVAADSARAVATVAPRPARRYPSRPVHAAGSFMLPDAWDVEDDDFEFDRDVHWGAPSLILNALDDFDGNTAGQHAAFGWPDTSYATAVTTRDADGPAVHLLQLAEDTELGWGWGDAGSLYFTVPAKAFAAGDFTATEAAGRCC
- a CDS encoding erythromycin esterase family protein; its protein translation is MLDEIAGDLAAGAEIVGTGESTRFARETFVARDQLFRRLVRDHGFRALALQDTADVGAALDALVRGGDGTAESALAGAWRPWRTAEMADSLEWIRAFNREHPADPVRIFGVKPVQAGPADYDAVLEHVRVAAPERLASLAAHLDPIRTAHQLDEHVQRARGVHPGRPFAEHARDARALLEPVPGAAEVAERMRLIVEFHERSVAGRGSYAGEAEAWAEAIADHHDRTGQRTVYWDGIAHTSAAGATLGVASGRGTRPTVGSVLRARYGARYVSVAVGFHHGDLGVAVVPAPAADLVDARLGATNLPARWLDLRREDVRRHWDGPAKARVISGIYTPERDAAEHLAVASLPEAFDVLLHLRQVSPVTWLA
- a CDS encoding peptidoglycan-binding protein; amino-acid sequence: MRLLNSRATTLLATAAAALLLGGLTAAPASASNSYNGAAYINGSGDAVDDLYDEGVLSTTQNARSNATCFWQMILWANDMGVFKDHKERVDGVFGSDTAAATRQFQSAYGLNADGAVGKATFKAAEDGDKGMFPSYGSTPTTYAGTTHSFWVTRDSSGHYHFKDRTGADRAAGYDYLTCA
- a CDS encoding Gfo/Idh/MocA family oxidoreductase: MDSQQLNVGLIGYGIAGAVFHAPLISTTPGLRLAAVVTSDPVRREQVAERHPQAALFADADALLAAAPELGLDLVVVASPNRTHVPLATAALRAGLPVVVDKPLAGTAAEGEQLAELARERGLLFSVFQNRRWDGDFRTVQQLVASGRLGRVNRFESRFERWRPELKGGWRELADPAEVGGVLYDLGAHLVDQALVLFGPAVRVYAEVDVRRDGAQTDDDSFLALTHADGTRSHLWMSATAGDLGPRFRVLGSAGAYVVHGLDGQEDALREGGTPADPEWGVCAPEHWGSFRAGEVVEPVATLPGSYQDYYAGLARALRGLGPVPVEAADAVAALRVLEAAQRSARTGQAVEL
- a CDS encoding DUF4097 family beta strand repeat-containing protein translates to MPKFATTTAVTTVLDIPAGHIRLIAADRTDAVVEVRPANPNKSRDVQTAEQTEVTFTDGVLRIATAPPKNRILGHPGALEVTVQLPLGSRVEAKTADTELRGVGRLGEVTLDTARGTVKLDEAAGATLTLQDGSIEIGRLTGPADLTTTRGDLTVTEATRGALRLTTQSGSITVGVARGTSASLDAGTALGRIHNALRNTDDTPAVTIHATTAMGDITARTA
- a CDS encoding ROK family transcriptional regulator: MTSYPGPRDLPPGSPDAPGTPGVSGASGSGRGALNLALLRDRNDAAVLRAVRSAAENGTSRVELANRTGLTAQAISKITARLLAEGLLTEAGRERVAGQTGKPRTLLRLVPQARVALGAELGRHELRLIQVDLTGAVTAQTRTPIDPDGEPGPVLDRLAAQVRELTARHGADRVLGLGLACPGPLDTRDGILHQVTGMPRWHGLPLRDAVQARTDLPVLVEKNTTAAVLSRLGPENRAFVYLGDGVGAGLVLGGRVQRGARTNAGEFGHQCLDPAGPRCACGARGCLEAICLAALRAGRTAEAATALALGVTNLVRLLDVEEITLGGPTLLADPTPYETAIRTELATRLPDPAWQPVTLTRATPLAIPQGAAALALGRLFD
- a CDS encoding heme-degrading domain-containing protein; protein product: MSVTIEELERQHRELQLPSVDLTDAWRLGSLIVEVARERRLAVTVDLRHGEQQVFHAALPGTSADNDDWISRKAAVVRRFGEASYLVGERYRARGREFDLDPARYAAHGGSFPLLVCGTGMVGTVTVSGLPQLDDHLLVTECLARYLAEPSR